From a single Canis aureus isolate CA01 chromosome 5, VMU_Caureus_v.1.0, whole genome shotgun sequence genomic region:
- the CNR2 gene encoding cannabinoid receptor 2: MESRGVMEAANGCKDALDFNPMKEYMVLNSSQRIAVAVLCTSLALLSALENLAVLYLVLSSHRLRKKPSYLFISSLAVADFLASVIFACNFVNFHVFHGMDSKAVFLLKIGSVTMTFTASVGSLLLTAIDRYLCLCHPSTYKALLTCGRALVTLGIMWALSALVSYLPLMGWTCCPNPCSELFPLIPNDYLLGWLLFVAFLFFAIIYTYGHVLWKAHRHVASLAEHQDRQVPGMARMRLDVRLAKTLGVVLAVLFICWLPVLALMVYSLTTTLSDQVKKVFAFCSLLCLVNSMINPIIYALRSGEIRSSAFHCLAHWRRHLRRLGLEGNKEVPRSSVTETEADVKITPWPDSRVLNCPDC, translated from the coding sequence ATGGAGAGCCGCGGGGTGATGGAGGCAGCCAATGGCTGCAAGGATGCCTTGGATTTCAACCCCATGAAGGAATACATGGTCCTGAACAGTTCCCAAAGGATAGCTGTTGCGGTGCTATGCACCTCCCTCGCCCTGCTAAGTGCCCTGGAGAACCTGGCCGTCCTCTACCTGGTCCTGTCCTCCCACCGGCTCCGCAAGAAGCCCTCATACCTGTTCATTAGCAGCTTGGCTGTGGCTGACTTCCTGGCCAGTGTGATCTTTGCTTGCAACTTTGTAAATTTCCACGTCTTCCATGGCATGGATTCCAAGGCTGTTTTCCTACTGAAGATTGGCAGCGTGACCATGACCTTCACAGCCTCTGTAGGCAGCCTACTGCTGACCGCCATTGACCGCTACCTCTGCCTGTGCCACCCATCTACATACAAAGCCCTACTCACCTGTGGGAGGGCCCTGGTAACCCTGGGCATCATGTGGGCCCTCTCTGCATTGGTCTCCTACTTGCCCCTTATGGGATGGACTTGCTGTCCCAATCCCTGCTCTGAGCTTTTCCCCCTGATCCCCAATGACTATTTGCTGGGTTGGCTCCTGTTCGTTGCCTTCCTCTTCTTTGCCATCATCTACACTTATGGGCATGTCCTGTGGAAGGCCCATCGGCATGTAGCCAGCTTGGCTGAACACCAGGACAGGCAGGTGCCAGGGATGGCACGAATGAGGCTGGATGTGAGGTTGGCCAAGACCCTGGGGGTGGTGCTGGCTGTCCTTTTCATATGCTGGCTCCCGGTACTGGCCCTCATGGTCTACAGCCTGACCACTACCCTAAGTGACCAGGTCAAGAAGGTCTTCGCCTTCTGCTCCTTGCTCTGTCTTGTCAACTCCATGATCAACCCCATCATTTATGCCCTGCGGAGTGGGGAGATCCGCTCCTCTGCCTTCCACTGCCTGGCCCACTGGAGAAGGCATCTGAGGAGACTTGGGcttgaaggaaacaaagaagtCCCAAGGTCCTCAGTCACTGAGACAGAGGCTGATGTGAAAATCACCCCATGGCCAGATTCCAGAGTCCTAAACTGCCCTGATTGCTGA